The segment GCATCGAGGTCGCCACGGTGGTCGCCAATGACGATGTCTGCTCCGCCGGACCCGACGAACGCGCCAAGCGACGCGGCGTTGCTGGCGAGATCTTCATGTGGAAAATCGGCGGCGCGCGTGCGGCCAAAGGTGGAACGCTGGAGGAGGTCAGGGCCTCGGCCCAGAAGGCGATCGACGCCTGTCGCTCGGTCGGGGTCGGCCTTGGCCCCTGCACCCTGCCTGCCGTCGGTCACCCGAATTTCCTGATCGGGCCGGGCGACATGGAGATCGGCATCGGACATCACGGTGAACCGGGGACCCGCGTCGAGCCGCTGAAACCCGCCAATGCCGTGGCGCTGGACATGCTGGATATCGTACTGGGGGATCAAGACCTGCAACAGGGAAGCGAGGTCGCGGTTCTGGTGTCGGGACTGGGGGCCACACCGCTCAACGAACTGTATGTCCTTTATGCGAAGATCGAATCCACTCTTACGGAAAGGGGCATCAAGGTCCACAAGGCACTGGTCGGCAATTACTTCACCTCGCTGGAAATGGTCGGCGCGACGCTGACGATCATGGCGCTGGACGAAGAGCTGAAAGAGCTGCTGGATCTGGAAGCCCAGGCTCCGGGCCTGACCTGCGGACAGACCCCGAGCCCCGCCATGGAGGCCACGACCCGCTTTGTGCGCAAGCCCGCGAAACAGACTGCGACGACCAGCGTCACTGCCAAGACCGGCCCCATCCATGGGCCTTCGGTGCCCGTGGCCGGCAATGCTGTCATCGTGGAACAGCTGGCGCAGGCCATTGTCGCCAACAAGGCCTATCTGTCCGAAATCGACGGGCTGATCGGCGATGGCGATCACGGTGTCAACATGGCCAAGGGCTTTGGCCGCGCCGCGGAACGTCTGGCCGGGCAGGATCTGCCGCTGGATGAGGCGCTTTCGGTTCTGTCGAATGTCCTGATGACCGAGATCGGCGGCTCGATGGGTCCGCTCTACGGGTTCA is part of the Paracoccus seriniphilus genome and harbors:
- the dhaL gene encoding dihydroxyacetone kinase subunit DhaL encodes the protein MQRFFNDADDIVDETVAGFARAHSDLVRIDPGNPRVIVSKAAGQAGRVGIVTGGGSGHEPAFIGYAGRNLVDAVAVGELFSSPTAASFADAIRAADGGAGVAVLYGNYAGDNMNVLLARGTVEAEGIEVATVVANDDVCSAGPDERAKRRGVAGEIFMWKIGGARAAKGGTLEEVRASAQKAIDACRSVGVGLGPCTLPAVGHPNFLIGPGDMEIGIGHHGEPGTRVEPLKPANAVALDMLDIVLGDQDLQQGSEVAVLVSGLGATPLNELYVLYAKIESTLTERGIKVHKALVGNYFTSLEMVGATLTIMALDEELKELLDLEAQAPGLTCGQTPSPAMEATTRFVRKPAKQTATTSVTAKTGPIHGPSVPVAGNAVIVEQLAQAIVANKAYLSEIDGLIGDGDHGVNMAKGFGRAAERLAGQDLPLDEALSVLSNVLMTEIGGSMGPLYGFMFQGMAEATAGRKAIDAEGFSELLNAALAGVRRTSSAQPGDKTLMDTLLPAVEAYDSAKSMGFRPALVAMRQAAETGRDSTMDLVARIGRASRLGERSRGVLDAGATSCCLILTTFATALETQIA